Proteins encoded within one genomic window of Mya arenaria isolate MELC-2E11 chromosome 13, ASM2691426v1:
- the LOC128215180 gene encoding uncharacterized protein LOC128215180, which produces MIQLKKSFGDQTLSRTAVFEWHRRFKEGRESTSDDARPALVAKKREMVKSMIDRDRRVSTREVAEECDIGVATAYKLITEEFKMTKVCARWIPRLLDDNQMKDRVNKSLNFLRSYRREGERFLQRIITTDETSFHLFDPETKQQSMVWKTSSSPPPKKARVTKSKGKFMFIVFMDNNGVILTRAVPAGVTVNAAYYSKHGADDDSHDDATTTAMMI; this is translated from the exons atgatacaGTTGAAAAAATCGTTTGGAGACCAAACTTTGAGTCGCACAGCTGTTTTTGAGTGGCACAGACGCTTTAAGGAGGGGCGCGAGTCAACATCCGACGACGCGAGGCCGGCACTTGTGGCGAAAAAGCGCGAAATGGTAAAGTCGATGATTGATAGGGACCGACGAGTGTCTACACGGGAAGTGGCCGAGGAATGTGACATTGGAGTAGCAACAGCGTATAAGTTAATTACTGAAGAGTTTAAGATGACAAAGGTGTGCGCACGTTGGATACCAAGGCTGTTGGATGACAATCAGATGAAGGATAGggtgaataaatcattgaactTTTTGAGGTCCTATCGACGTGAAGGGGAAAGATTCCTTCAAAGAATAATCACAACGGATGAAACGTCGTTTCATCTGTTCGACCCAGAGACTAAACAGCAAAGTATGGTCTGGAAAACATCGTCTTCACCACCACCAAAGAAGGCCCGGGTGACGAAATCGAAAGGAAAATTCATGTTCATCGTATTTATGGACAACAACGGTGTAATCTTGACACGTGCTGTCCCGGCGGGCGTTACCGTAAATGCAGCGTATTATTCAaag catggtgctgatgatgatagtcACGATGATGCGACGACAACGGCaatgatgatttaa
- the LOC128213995 gene encoding uncharacterized protein LOC128213995 has protein sequence MAATLDDSISYGLKETLNHVLKREEFPVIVRVCEDFINTTMEGRAVMHGGEELLITGRQTVELGRVRVLDVLDEEAARKAHNDDFVAERGMFVGEEYLLPIKVPCKLKFVQRPGKRRRYATVSQLIEDMPRRLRVNEDVMSVPPGGAGHNTLVPRGTLLNLKRVFTCEGQQNLQCTFGTQNVSFKESMRVNFTAVDDDSEYTLAYIQKSNILPSVFEFICPKQSDVVHFENDIASSTLTTVEGPLELIAIIQANVLVCWKREQKVKSYSTVIIPVSLGNTIAVQQRKFDDANFKVGYIDKRFCDCSGSDFIETGIYLIDPNQMGVAYLKSPKFYVYVGGWQQIRTPKKGIRYNVSSDEGSEDDGDDNYMDICPPIPERVPIHGIPENQMQDQKKRIKRKKTMFHSIHEDIRKFFFKKQGIKDKIHLNNGAHAKHPAEKHPTVFKHRLPPALPTERDSDSGDEYDYPDMDCVMAEIPKPKPRPRQQLPSDKTNGDHSDDSDSPGDYEIPELPTENTPKIRPRQPSPRPRRTKTQRKPPPPPKAETPPTPTTKADLDCTPVNTFENNEFADSSPNDQQKPEYIKISKRDMINILQADQTEEDFYKLTVIQLSHLMYYCSLKHIATVCYDQRLDGEFFRGMDLETILTDEPFNAVSMHVTKFRRIKSGWRPTLE, from the exons ATGGCTGCAACATTAGATGACAGCATTTCTTACGGACTAAAAGAGACACTTAATCATGTGTTAAAACGGGAGGAGTTTCCAGTGATCGTCCGAGTGTGCGAAGACTTCATCAACACAACGATGGAGGGACGCGCAGTGATGCATGGCGGCGAAGAGCTGCTTATCACAGGACGGCAGACCGTGGAGCTTGGTCGCGTTCGTGTGTTGGACGTTTTGGATGAAGAGGCGGCGCGGAAGGCTCACAATGATGACTTTGTTGCCGAGAGGGGAATGTTCGTGGGGGAGGAGTATCTACTTCCAATCAAGGTCCCATGCAAACTTAAGTTCGTGCAAAGGCCTGGAAAAAGACGCAGATATGCAACAGTGTCACAG TTAATAGAGGACATGCCACGACGCCTACGAGTAAACGAGGATGTGATGTCAGTTCCGCCCGGAGGTGCTGGTCACAACACCCTTGTTCCTCGGGGCACTTTGCTTAACCTCAAACGAGTGTTCACATGCGAAGGCCAGCAGAATCTCCAATGCACGTTCGGAACTcaaaatgtttctttcaaaGAGTCCATGCGAGTTAACTTTACCGCAGTTGACGACGACTCGGAATACACTCTTGCGTACATTCAGAAATCGAACATCCTTCCTTCAGTGTTTGAGTTTATATGTCCCAAGCAAAGCGATGTTGTTCACTTTGAAAACGATATCGCTAGTTCCACATTGACCACTGTAGAAGGACCACTGGAGCTTATAGCCATCATCCAAGCCAATGTTCTAGTCTGCTGGAAGCGAGAACAGAAGGTCAAATCCTACAGCACGGTGATTATTCCCGTTTCACTTGGGAATACCATAGCAGTCCAACAAAGAAAGTTTGATGATGCCAATTTCAAAGTAGGCTACATTGACAAACGTTTCTGTGATTGCTCGGGCTCGGACTTCATCGAGACTGGAATTTATCTGATTGATCCAAATCAGATGGGTGTGGCATACTTGAAAAGTCCGAAATTCTATGTCTATGTTGGTGGATGGCAACAGATTCGTACTCCTAAAAAGGGGATTAGATACAACG TTTCTTCGGATGAAGGCAGCGAGGATGATGGAGACGATAATTACATGGATATCTGTCCGCCAATACCAG AAAGAGTCCCAATCCACGGTATTCCCGAAAACCAG ATGCAGGACCAGAAGAAACGgattaaaagaaagaaaacgaTGTTTCATAGTATTCACGAAGATATAAGAAAGttcttctttaaaaaacaaggcattaaagacaaaatacatttaaataatggtgCACATGCTAAACATCCAGCAGAAAAACACCCGACTGTTTTCAAACATCGCTTGCCACCAGCTCTACCCACAGAGCGGGACAGCGACTCAGGGGATGAGTATGATTATCCGGACATGGATTGCGTAATGGCTGAGATACCAAAGCCAAAACCTCGGCCGAGACAACAGTTGCCTTCTGATAAAACAAATGGTGATCATTCAGACGACTCGGATAGTCCAGGGGATTATGAGATTCCGGAATTACCGACTGAAAACACTCCTAAAATTAGGCCGCGTCAACCTTCTCCTAGACCAAGGCGGACCAAAACTCAGAGGAAACCACCGCCACCTCCAAAAGCAgaaacaccaccaacaccaacaacaaaagCAGACTTAGATTGCACTCCtgtaaatacatttgaaaataacgAATTTGCAGATAGTTCTCCCAATGACCAACAAAAGCCCgaatatattaaaatttcaaaacggGACATGATAAATATCTTACAAGCGGATCAGACTGAGGAAGATTTCTATAAACTGACAGTTATTCAGCTGTCGCATTTGATGTATTACTGCAGTTTGAAACATATCGCTACGGTTTGTTACGATCAAAGACTTGACGGCGAATTCTTTCGTGGCATGGACCTGGAAACCATCTTGACGGATGAGCCGTTCAATGCCGTGAGCATGCATGTCACTAAATTCAGACGTATCAAGAGTGGATGGAGACCTACATTGGAATAG